From one Planococcus citri chromosome 3, ihPlaCitr1.1, whole genome shotgun sequence genomic stretch:
- the LOC135841697 gene encoding aminopeptidase N-like codes for MRKAFVFLYFVVIIYASLETVRSNDEDRLPEDIVPLSYDLRIEPDFNTFKFYGRVKIYIRAKFSTNVIKLHCRNFKVDEKMKQDEKNDESKFVQIQVSQTNDFCILTNSEPFVMGRTYLIKVEYTGDLKEDPKGLYTTSYEVNGKKKWLVATNFYGIYAREAFPCFDEPRFRTPFTLTIARNKQQQVISNMPLLETQQHCCDKNMVWDTFTETPPIPTYLVAFIVAEYSNLPNPDSLIEIHTRPNIIQNTQRALSQSEKVLNQLVNFIGMPHELSKLDIATVGKIQNTLADHWGLYMMTENYLIADEQKISHEQTVIMTAATCHLLARHWFGGQVTPVSWDYAWLTEAFAGYMEFLITDMVEPSWKIGDFFIIEILQPALRSELANPGALTSLKISESEINNKFGDINYFKGASIIRMLEHITSRSSLRSVIQRYLLNGKKSRNGLVSPNDLFESLKYQSDLSSFPLPPHISIIDVMKTWTENIGYPVINIKRFSESKTIEMKQETYKSHEASTSFPNQKWITPISCTTKSKATFSNTAPTEWVLGDTKTIFSLDFESTEWIICNLQQSGYYRVNYDSENWYLLTEQLREDANKIHVLNRAQLIDDSFTFAFEGDLSYEVPFKLAKYLEKETEMVPLLSAIFHLDKLYKKYEDSGSRVYLCMYIQKILKKHIQLMGFGIKSTDSYDVRMGKPSLFLLACKIGMKRCVEEALKEYNSHIGDLSKVQPDFKEVVYCTALRKSEDQENVYKNLWITYHSTSIAYEKITILKTFGCSRNENILKKILSKLFDQNDHDIDETHETYVYNSILSSSSGTAATLKFVGEQAAEISKFNADQLAMLKSLLGRLESKVQALEHFKLLRTIEEIFTKQYLNKYGDFVDVIERNRISGINLVKENNKMVDILRPIFHDVLNIPRPNIPPAQQSKALVPVPSLLLWLIFVCILSYFH; via the exons ATGCGTAAAGCtttcgtatttttatattttgttgtgATCATCTACGCGAGTTTGGAAACTGTGCGAAGTAATGATGAAGATCGTTTACCTGAAGATATCGTGCCGCTTTCGTATGATTTGAGAATCGAACCAGATTTTAATACGTTCAAATTTTATGGCAGGGTAAAGATTTATATTCGCgctaaattttcaacgaacGTTATAAAGTTACACTGCAgaaattttaaagttgatgagaaaatgaagcaagatgaaaaaaatgatgaaagcaaaTTTGTACAAATTCAAGTCAGCCAAACTAACGATTTCTGCATTCTTACCAATTCTGAACCATTTGTAATGGGCCGCACGTACCTTATAAAAGTTGAATACACAGGTGACTTGAAAGAAGATCCGAAAGGCTTGTATACAACCTCTTATGAAGttaatggtaaaaaaaa ATGGCTGGTGGCTACAAACTTCTACGGCATCTATGCAAGAGAAGCTTTTCCTTGTTTCGATGAACCACGTTTCAGAACACCTTTTACATTGACCATTGCTCGAAATAAACAACAGCAAGTTATATCCAACATGCCGCTTCTGGAAACTCAGCAACATTGTTG TGATAAAAACATGGTTTGGGATACCTTCACAGAAACGCCgccaatacctacttatttagtTGCATTTATTGTGGCTGAATATTCTAATTTACCTAATCCCGATTCTTTGATAGAAATTCACACCAGGCCAAATATTATCCAAAATACTCAACGTGCTTTGAGTCAAAGTGAAAAGGTGCTGAATCAATTGGTAAACTTCATAGGTATGCCGCACGAGTTATCCAAACTGGATATTGCGactgttggaaaaattcaaaatacactCGCTGATCATTGGGGACTATACATGATGAC AGAGAATTATTTAATCGcggatgaacaaaaaatatctCACGAGCAAACTGTAATCATGACAGCTGCAACGTGTCATTTGCTTGCACGCCATTGGTTTGGGGGACAAGTTACTCCAGTGTCTTGGGATTACGCATGGCTTACCGAAGCATTCGCTGGATATATGGAATTTCTTATAACAGATATG GTAGAACCGAGTTGGAAAATAGGTGACTTtttcatcattgaaattttacaacctGCTTTACGGAGCGAACTGGCCAATCCAGGGGCACTGACAAGTCTGAAAATATCCGAATCAGAAATTAACAACAAATTCGGGGATATCAATTATTTTAaag GTGCATCAATCATTAGGATGTTGGAACATATTACATCAAGAAGTTCTCTGAGAAGTGTTATTCAAAGATATCTCTTGAATGG TAAAAAATCACGGAATGGATTAGTATCACCGAATGATTTATTTGAATCTTTGAAGTACCAGTCTGACCTGAGTTCTTTTCCTTTACCACCCCACATTTCCATCATCGATGTAATGAAAACATGGACAGAGAACATTGGGTATCCAGTGATAAATATTAAACGATTCAGTGAAAGTAAAACAATTGAAATGAAACAG GAAACGTATAAATCACACGAAGCTTCGACATCATTCCCTAATCAAAAATGGATCACACCAATTAGTTGCACTACCAAATCAAAAGCCACATTTTCCAACACTGCACCTACAGAATGGGTACTGGGAGACACAAAAACCATCTTTTcattagattttgaaagtacTGAGTGGATTATTTGTAATTTACAACAATcag gaTATTATCGTGTGAATTACGATTCCGAAAATTGGTATCTTTTGACCGAACAACTGAGAGAAGATGCGAATAAAATACACGTATTAAACAGAGCTCAATTGATTGATGATTCTTTCACATTTGCATTTGAAGGTGATTTATCATATGAGGTGCCTTTTAAACTAGCCaaatatttagaaaaagaaacagaaatgGTTCCATTGCTATCTGCGATTTTCCATCTTGACAAGTTGTACAAGAAGTACGAAGATTCTGGATCTCGTGTGTACCTCTGC atgtacattcaaaaaattctcaaaaaacacattCAGTTGATGGGATTCGGAATTAAATCAACAGACAGTTACGATGTCAGAATGGGGAAACCTTCGTTATTCTTGTTGGCGTGCAAAATTGGTATGAAACGTTGCGTTGAAGAAGCTTTAAAAGAGTACAATTCACACATTGGAGACCTTAGCAA agtaCAGCCAGATTTTAAAGAAGTAGTTTACTGTACTGCCTTAAGAAAATCTGAAGATCAAGAGAACGTGTATAAAAATTTATGGATCACGTATCACTCCACTTCTATCgcatatgaaaaaatcacaattttaaaaacgttcGGATGTTCTCGCAatgaaaatatattgaaaaa aattttatcaaaattattcgatCAAAATGATCACGATATCGATGAAACTCACGAAACCTATGtgtataattcaattttatcttCATCCAGTGGAACCGCCGCTACTTTGAAATTCGTGGGAGAACAAGCTGCCGAAATATC aaaatttaatgCTGATCAACTTGCAATGCTAAAGTCATTATTAGGTCGACTTGAATCCAAAGTGCAAGCTTTAGAACATTTTAAATTG